Proteins encoded within one genomic window of Shumkonia mesophila:
- a CDS encoding FGGY-family carbohydrate kinase — translation MARNEYFIGVDVGSASVRAGVFDAAGNRVGFATRPISQHRPRADFVEQSSSEIWERACGAVKEAVARAGIGAEQVRALGYDATCSLVAVDERGRGVSVSETAEPEHDIIMWMDHRAGEEQAEINATNDDALRYVGGQVSVEMELPKILWLKRRLPERYLRTWRFFDLADYLVWRATGRDVAGGCALTCKWNYLAHEGRFSEMLLSAVGLTDVLTKIPQTVLKLGEKAGHITAETAERCGLTTDVVVASGIIDAHAGGLALVGGHPDGRLAVISGTSNCHMIVSRQPIPVPGVWGPYWEAMLPDWWLNEGGQSAAGALVEWTIRQGDAWPALQAEAARRECSVYAVLNEWTADLERREPFPTRRLHVLGDHHGNRSPRANPRALGAIYGLTLEEGADALARLYLATLQAVAYGTRHVIDAMREAGHRISHLSLCGGATKNPLWVREYANVTGCDIQLAADEDVVTLGAAVLGAAACGQFASLPEAAAAMAHSGGTVAADPSCRAFHDAKYRVYLQMYDDLQRAEREMRCVY, via the coding sequence ATGGCACGAAACGAGTATTTCATCGGGGTCGATGTCGGCTCGGCGAGCGTGCGGGCCGGGGTCTTCGATGCGGCGGGAAATCGGGTCGGTTTCGCGACCCGTCCCATCAGCCAGCATCGCCCGCGGGCCGATTTCGTCGAGCAGTCGTCATCCGAAATCTGGGAGCGTGCCTGCGGGGCCGTAAAAGAGGCGGTGGCGCGGGCCGGCATCGGTGCAGAGCAGGTTCGTGCCCTGGGATACGATGCCACCTGTTCGCTGGTCGCGGTCGACGAAAGGGGGCGAGGCGTCTCGGTCTCCGAAACCGCTGAGCCCGAGCACGACATCATCATGTGGATGGACCATCGTGCCGGCGAAGAGCAGGCCGAGATCAACGCCACGAATGACGACGCTCTGCGTTACGTCGGCGGCCAGGTCAGCGTCGAGATGGAACTGCCCAAGATCCTTTGGCTCAAGCGCCGGCTCCCGGAACGTTACCTCCGAACGTGGCGGTTCTTCGATCTGGCCGACTATCTGGTTTGGCGCGCCACCGGCAGGGACGTGGCGGGGGGATGCGCCCTGACATGCAAATGGAACTATCTCGCCCATGAAGGCCGCTTCAGCGAGATGCTTCTGAGCGCGGTTGGATTGACGGATGTCCTGACCAAGATCCCGCAAACCGTACTGAAACTGGGGGAAAAGGCTGGTCACATCACTGCGGAAACGGCCGAGCGATGCGGGTTGACGACGGATGTCGTCGTCGCCAGTGGAATCATCGATGCCCACGCAGGCGGACTGGCGCTCGTCGGCGGACATCCGGATGGCCGCCTGGCGGTGATCAGCGGCACATCCAACTGTCACATGATCGTCAGCCGCCAACCGATACCGGTTCCCGGCGTGTGGGGCCCTTATTGGGAGGCGATGCTTCCCGACTGGTGGCTGAACGAAGGCGGTCAAAGCGCTGCCGGCGCGCTTGTCGAATGGACGATCCGCCAGGGCGACGCGTGGCCGGCCTTGCAGGCCGAGGCGGCGCGGCGCGAATGCAGCGTCTATGCCGTGCTCAACGAATGGACCGCCGATCTCGAGCGGCGCGAGCCGTTTCCGACGCGGCGGCTCCACGTGCTGGGCGATCACCACGGAAATCGCTCCCCGCGCGCCAATCCTCGAGCACTCGGGGCCATCTACGGATTGACGCTGGAAGAGGGCGCCGACGCCCTGGCGCGGCTGTATTTGGCGACCCTCCAGGCAGTCGCTTATGGAACGCGGCACGTGATCGACGCGATGCGCGAGGCGGGCCACCGGATTTCCCATTTATCCCTGTGCGGCGGTGCGACGAAAAACCCGCTGTGGGTGCGCGAATACGCAAACGTCACCGGCTGCGACATCCAGCTTGCCGCGGACGAGGATGTCGTGACGCTTGGTGCGGCGGTGCTCGGTGCGGCGGCCTGCGGCCAGTTC
- a CDS encoding HpcH/HpaI aldolase family protein, whose translation MTEQKKGIKEKLGSGKPTFGITMYTCTSSVVEIAGNWGLDFAFIDAEHTAFQIDGAMEKLILSAKISGISPLVRVRGTIEWDIRKSLELGADGVIIPQVNTADQVRAIVRAAKFPPQGRRGGDGSVRSAGFGGPGFKWSSYTENANKNTLVIPMAESYEFFDNIDEILAVEGIDVINYGPADYSLSRLIPIDYSMSNPEVNDRLDELIEKCHARGIKVMAPCIPPTAENAAKLAAKGVDMIIMGNDVMFLNQGCQKAFEAARAVS comes from the coding sequence ATGACTGAGCAGAAGAAAGGCATTAAAGAAAAGCTTGGGAGCGGCAAGCCGACGTTCGGTATCACCATGTATACGTGTACAAGCTCCGTTGTCGAGATCGCCGGAAACTGGGGGTTGGACTTCGCATTCATCGATGCAGAGCATACCGCTTTTCAAATCGATGGCGCGATGGAGAAGCTCATCCTTTCGGCGAAGATATCCGGTATTTCGCCTCTTGTCCGCGTGCGCGGTACGATCGAATGGGATATCCGCAAATCGCTCGAACTGGGCGCGGACGGCGTCATCATTCCTCAGGTCAACACCGCCGATCAGGTTCGCGCCATCGTCCGGGCTGCGAAGTTTCCGCCGCAAGGGCGCCGGGGCGGCGATGGGTCGGTTCGTTCCGCCGGTTTCGGCGGGCCCGGCTTCAAATGGTCGAGCTATACCGAGAATGCCAACAAGAATACCCTGGTCATTCCGATGGCAGAAAGCTACGAATTCTTCGACAATATCGACGAAATTCTTGCGGTCGAAGGCATCGACGTCATCAATTACGGGCCGGCCGACTATTCGCTTTCCCGTCTGATTCCCATCGACTACTCCATGTCCAATCCGGAGGTGAACGATCGTCTCGACGAGCTGATCGAGAAATGTCACGCGCGCGGCATCAAGGTGATGGCTCCCTGCATTCCGCCGACGGCTGAGAATGCGGCCAAGTTGGCCGCCAAAGGCGTGGACATGATCATCATGGGCAATGACGTCATGTTCCTGAACCAGGGATGCCAGAAGGCCTTCGAAGCCGCCCGGGCCGTTTCCTAA
- a CDS encoding FadR/GntR family transcriptional regulator: MSLSPDQETLKRLVNASVGGVTERSKLYVRVVESFESAILSGQIEIGDRLPSEAEIAKAFGISLRSVREALHVLETKGLLRRRHGERAIVVRDDIGEFLGTLAVTVRRLFSQQPDYLVQLMDVRRIIEVEVVGRLCEENIAINQEVEDAVQNMRRAADQGDIGSFDNFDAAFHLGLVHSVGNEILNVFYDNLFTLIVGVIRVASRVPRKTLDDAYAEHEEIYQLIKTHDAVGAKAAMKRQIDGSAGYLQTALNEENRRKERGK, from the coding sequence GTGAGCTTATCTCCAGATCAAGAAACGCTTAAGAGGCTGGTCAACGCGAGCGTCGGTGGCGTGACGGAGCGCAGCAAGCTTTACGTGCGCGTCGTCGAGTCCTTCGAGTCCGCGATCCTGTCCGGCCAGATCGAAATCGGCGATCGGTTGCCTTCGGAAGCCGAAATCGCCAAGGCGTTCGGCATCAGCCTGCGGTCCGTCCGCGAGGCGCTGCATGTCCTGGAAACCAAGGGCCTGCTCCGGCGCAGGCATGGTGAAAGAGCCATCGTCGTTCGGGACGACATTGGCGAGTTCCTGGGCACTCTGGCGGTGACCGTGCGGCGGCTGTTCTCGCAGCAGCCGGACTATCTCGTTCAGTTGATGGATGTGCGGCGGATTATCGAGGTCGAAGTCGTCGGGCGGCTTTGCGAGGAGAACATCGCGATCAACCAGGAGGTGGAGGACGCCGTGCAAAACATGCGGCGTGCCGCCGACCAGGGAGACATCGGCAGCTTCGATAATTTCGACGCGGCATTCCACCTCGGCTTGGTCCATTCGGTGGGAAACGAGATCCTGAATGTCTTCTACGACAATCTCTTTACCTTGATCGTGGGGGTCATTCGCGTCGCCAGCCGGGTTCCCAGGAAGACGTTGGATGATGCCTATGCCGAGCACGAGGAAATCTATCAACTGATCAAAACACACGACGCCGTCGGCGCGAAGGCGGCGATGAAGCGGCAGATCGATGGTAGCGCGGGCTATCTCCAGACGGCGTTGAACGAGGAAAACCGCCGGAAGGAAAGGGGAAAATAG
- a CDS encoding amino acid ABC transporter ATP-binding protein, which yields MPAVQVKDVKKVFSTLCVLNGVSFTVEEGEVVALIGRSGSGKSTMLRCINGLEHIQEGEIIIGDHRITAQSKDLRALRQDVGMVFQSYNLFPHLTIAENIALAPRVVKKMKKAEIDPLVDASLKRVGLLDKKWSYPDELSGGQQQRVAIARSLAMKPKVILFDEVTSALDPELTGEVLRTVAELAQGGMTMILVTHEMGFAQRVANTTIFMHEGKIWESGPSKEFFASPKTEDLRNFLSASVESGK from the coding sequence ATGCCCGCCGTGCAGGTTAAAGACGTCAAAAAGGTGTTCAGCACCCTGTGCGTGCTGAACGGCGTCTCGTTCACTGTCGAGGAAGGCGAAGTCGTGGCGCTGATCGGGCGCAGCGGGTCCGGCAAAAGCACCATGTTGCGGTGCATCAACGGCCTTGAGCACATTCAGGAAGGCGAGATCATCATCGGCGACCATAGGATCACCGCGCAAAGCAAGGATCTTCGCGCGCTGCGCCAGGATGTCGGCATGGTCTTCCAAAGCTACAACCTGTTTCCGCACCTGACGATCGCCGAAAACATCGCGCTTGCGCCCCGCGTGGTGAAGAAGATGAAAAAGGCGGAAATCGATCCTTTGGTGGACGCGTCCTTGAAACGGGTCGGCCTGCTCGACAAGAAATGGTCCTATCCCGACGAACTTTCCGGGGGGCAGCAGCAGCGCGTCGCCATCGCCCGTTCGTTGGCGATGAAGCCGAAGGTGATCCTTTTCGACGAAGTCACCTCGGCGCTTGACCCCGAACTCACCGGCGAGGTGCTCAGGACCGTGGCCGAATTGGCGCAGGGCGGCATGACCATGATCTTGGTCACCCACGAAATGGGATTTGCCCAGAGAGTGGCTAATACGACGATTTTCATGCATGAAGGCAAGATATGGGAAAGTGGGCCGTCAAAAGAATTTTTTGCCAGTCCGAAAACGGAAGATCTGCGCAATTTTCTTTCCGCCAGCGTCGAGTCGGGGAAATAG